The Altererythrobacter sp. CAU 1644 genome has a window encoding:
- a CDS encoding cysteine desulfurase family protein encodes MYLDHAATSPLRPEAREAMERGFRIWANPSSPHAEGRKARAALEDARERIKAALGWDGELIFTSGASEAAALALGHANAGARLVSAVEHDAVLKAAPDAERLPVLADGALDLEVQREAVQRENPLVAVQHVNSETGNRQDLTRICEIVREAGGLLLADCAQSAGKMPLPPCDMAVISAHKFGGPIGLGALLVRDFAMLKPTGGHERGYRRGTENLPGALGMVAALEAASTPYVSPEVLEPLEQLSEQVRAGGGNWLADRLADPTPYICAIAMPNMSATAQVMRFDMAGIAVSQGSACSSGTMKTSHVLEAMLVEPEVAANSIRVSFGWNTTRAEVERFAEVWLELAKA; translated from the coding sequence ATCTATCTCGACCACGCCGCCACTTCACCGCTGCGCCCGGAGGCGCGCGAGGCGATGGAGCGTGGCTTTCGCATCTGGGCAAATCCGTCGAGCCCGCATGCCGAAGGACGCAAGGCCCGCGCCGCGCTCGAGGACGCGCGCGAGCGGATCAAGGCGGCGCTGGGTTGGGACGGCGAGCTGATCTTCACGAGCGGTGCGAGCGAGGCGGCTGCATTGGCATTGGGTCATGCCAATGCGGGAGCGCGATTAGTGAGCGCGGTCGAGCATGACGCTGTCCTGAAAGCTGCCCCTGATGCAGAACGATTGCCGGTGCTTGCAGATGGTGCGCTCGACCTGGAAGTGCAGCGCGAGGCGGTCCAACGCGAGAATCCGCTTGTCGCCGTGCAGCACGTCAATTCGGAAACGGGCAACCGGCAGGATCTGACAAGGATCTGCGAAATCGTGCGCGAGGCTGGCGGTCTCTTGCTCGCCGATTGCGCGCAGAGTGCCGGTAAGATGCCGCTACCGCCCTGCGACATGGCGGTGATCTCAGCGCACAAGTTCGGTGGACCAATCGGTTTGGGCGCTTTGTTGGTCCGGGACTTCGCGATGCTCAAGCCAACCGGAGGGCATGAGCGCGGCTACCGGCGCGGGACCGAGAACCTGCCCGGAGCGCTTGGCATGGTTGCCGCGCTCGAGGCGGCAAGCACTCCCTATGTGTCCCCCGAAGTGCTGGAACCATTGGAGCAGCTATCAGAACAAGTGCGTGCGGGGGGTGGCAACTGGCTGGCCGACCGGCTCGCTGACCCCACACCGTACATTTGCGCAATCGCGATGCCCAATATGTCTGCCACCGCGCAGGTCATGCGCTTCGACATGGCAGGCATCGCCGTGAGCCAGGGAAGCGCCTGTTCCTCGGGCACGATGAAGACCAGCCATGTGCTTGAAGCGATGCTGGTCGAGCCCGAGGTCGCTGCGAACTCAATCCGCGTCAGCTTCGGGTGGAACACGACGCGCGCCGAGGTGGAACGCTTCGCCGAGGTGTGGTTAGAACTGGCGAAGGCATGA
- a CDS encoding DUF4349 domain-containing protein: protein MRAPLTILCITIAFALASCDQADRQESVERVTTVDAEEASTTDYGFNESVSYDLAPAPVAPPPPPAPAMADSPRPVAESQAAPSSEIPSFETPVGEPQVAYRYALGFRLPATAIKPLQERHADLCEALGRSKCRIISMRQAEQDGDYSYGNLQLAVIASEARRFSKELENASGKVDGELISSSIDGEDLSKAIVDTEARLRARTLLRDRLMEVLRTRKGTVPELVQAERGVAQVNEEIDQAQSWLREMRNRVAFSQMQITYESGTPTSGGFIDPIRDAWGSIGKILGTMIAFIILAATILVPLGLVVWGAARLWRRNGGMDFGGWKPEEKSEEKPAE, encoded by the coding sequence ATGCGCGCCCCCCTGACCATCCTCTGTATCACGATCGCCTTCGCCCTTGCCTCCTGTGATCAGGCGGACCGGCAGGAAAGCGTCGAGCGTGTGACGACGGTCGATGCCGAAGAAGCATCAACGACGGATTATGGCTTCAACGAGTCGGTCAGCTACGACCTGGCTCCCGCGCCGGTCGCGCCGCCGCCGCCTCCTGCTCCAGCCATGGCCGATTCCCCCAGGCCGGTCGCTGAATCCCAGGCTGCCCCTTCCAGCGAAATCCCCTCGTTCGAGACTCCCGTCGGCGAGCCGCAGGTGGCCTATCGCTATGCCCTCGGTTTCCGCCTGCCCGCGACCGCGATCAAGCCGCTGCAGGAACGCCACGCCGACCTGTGCGAAGCGCTGGGCCGGAGCAAGTGCCGCATCATTTCGATGCGCCAGGCCGAGCAGGACGGCGATTATTCCTATGGCAATCTGCAACTGGCCGTCATTGCCAGCGAAGCGCGGCGATTCTCGAAGGAACTGGAGAACGCGTCTGGCAAGGTCGATGGCGAGCTCATTTCCTCCTCGATCGACGGCGAGGACCTGTCCAAGGCCATCGTCGACACTGAAGCACGCCTCCGCGCCCGCACCCTGCTGCGCGACCGGCTGATGGAGGTCCTGCGCACGCGGAAGGGGACCGTGCCCGAATTGGTGCAGGCCGAACGCGGCGTGGCGCAGGTCAATGAAGAGATCGACCAGGCGCAAAGCTGGCTGCGCGAAATGCGCAATCGCGTGGCCTTCAGCCAGATGCAGATCACCTATGAATCGGGCACGCCAACCTCCGGCGGGTTCATCGACCCGATCCGCGATGCCTGGGGCTCGATCGGGAAGATCCTGGGCACGATGATCGCCTTCATCATCCTCGCCGCAACGATCCTGGTGCCCCTGGGGCTGGTGGTCTGGGGAGCGGCGCGGCTGTGGCGGCGCAATGGCGGCATGGATTTCGGTGGCTGGAAGCCCGAGGAAAAAAGCGAAGAGAAGCCTGCGGAATAG
- a CDS encoding energy transducer TonB gives MAYADRRSLRDQSAGLAGVVIVHAGLAGLLVFGLATDVTKEIFSGPLPTTEYKDPPPPPPHEPAQPKAEQNEAPIYTPPRPLDLPQQPNLVDTTTKLPPLSDEVILKVLPPVPDLGPPVKPSVSPIAAIPRNNPSRWVTDADYKSRWVREELYGTAKFRLDIAANGTVENCQITQSSGHAALDEATCALVIKRAKFKPATGGDGQPTPGSYSNAIRWHLPD, from the coding sequence ATGGCCTATGCAGATAGACGTAGTCTTCGCGATCAGAGCGCCGGATTGGCTGGCGTCGTAATCGTCCATGCCGGTCTGGCTGGATTGCTGGTCTTCGGGCTCGCCACCGATGTCACGAAGGAAATATTCAGCGGCCCATTGCCGACGACCGAATACAAAGACCCGCCGCCGCCCCCACCGCACGAGCCGGCTCAACCGAAGGCCGAGCAGAACGAAGCGCCGATCTATACGCCGCCCAGGCCTCTCGACTTGCCACAACAGCCCAACCTGGTCGACACGACCACCAAGCTGCCGCCGCTGAGCGATGAGGTCATCCTCAAGGTGCTTCCCCCGGTTCCCGACCTCGGGCCGCCCGTGAAGCCATCGGTCTCGCCCATCGCCGCGATCCCGCGGAACAACCCGTCACGCTGGGTAACGGACGCCGACTACAAGAGCCGCTGGGTGCGCGAAGAGCTGTACGGCACGGCGAAGTTCCGGCTCGATATTGCGGCAAACGGCACGGTCGAGAACTGCCAGATCACCCAGTCGAGCGGGCATGCAGCGCTCGACGAAGCGACCTGCGCCCTAGTCATCAAGCGCGCGAAATTCAAGCCCGCCACCGGCGGAGACGGCCAGCCGACGCCGGGCTCCTATTCGAACGCAATTCGCTGGCACCTGCCGGACTAA
- a CDS encoding cysteine desulfurase family protein: protein MIYLDYQATTPLAPQARDAMLRWLDGPEGTGFGNPHSAHRMGRQARAAIELARDRVAALFPAGGQVIFTGSATEAINLAIRGSGKGGSVSVSAIEHAAVLDTAEALGQKHELNVAADGQCNTNQDVPNDTRLIAVMQVNNEIGVVQPTVEWHRKAKASNALYLCDAVQAYGKIEVTGADMIAVSAHKLHGPKGVGALWVRDGVRLDEVQTGGGQEGGLRSGTLSPALIAGFGAAANVAKERMAEDAAHVEALWNRARELFADWTLNGSEDARWHGNLNIRRDGLDVNRLMSDCRDVMFSAGSACASGSGRPSHVLKAIGLSDAQAKSSIRLGFGRYTSLEDIEQAARQINVAAKEQGL, encoded by the coding sequence ATGATCTATCTCGATTACCAGGCCACTACTCCGCTCGCGCCCCAAGCGCGCGATGCCATGCTGCGTTGGCTCGATGGGCCGGAAGGGACCGGCTTCGGAAATCCGCATAGCGCGCACCGCATGGGGCGACAGGCGCGGGCCGCGATCGAACTTGCGCGCGACCGGGTCGCTGCGCTGTTCCCCGCTGGTGGACAGGTGATTTTCACCGGCAGCGCGACCGAGGCGATCAACCTCGCCATTCGCGGCTCGGGCAAGGGTGGCAGTGTGTCGGTCAGCGCGATCGAGCATGCCGCTGTACTCGATACCGCCGAGGCGCTGGGCCAAAAGCATGAGTTGAACGTCGCCGCAGACGGCCAGTGCAACACCAATCAGGACGTGCCCAATGACACACGCCTGATCGCGGTCATGCAGGTCAATAACGAGATTGGCGTGGTGCAACCAACGGTCGAGTGGCACCGCAAGGCCAAAGCATCGAATGCGCTGTACCTGTGCGATGCCGTGCAGGCCTATGGCAAGATCGAGGTGACCGGGGCGGACATGATCGCTGTCAGCGCGCACAAGCTGCACGGGCCGAAGGGTGTCGGCGCGCTGTGGGTCCGCGACGGGGTCAGGCTCGATGAAGTGCAGACCGGCGGCGGGCAGGAAGGCGGCCTGCGATCCGGCACGCTTTCGCCCGCGCTGATCGCGGGTTTCGGCGCCGCGGCGAATGTCGCGAAGGAGCGCATGGCCGAGGATGCTGCGCATGTCGAAGCGCTGTGGAACCGCGCACGCGAACTCTTTGCCGACTGGACACTCAACGGCAGCGAGGACGCGCGCTGGCACGGCAATCTCAATATTCGCCGCGATGGCCTCGACGTGAATCGGCTGATGTCCGATTGCCGCGATGTGATGTTCAGTGCAGGTAGTGCCTGCGCCAGCGGATCGGGTCGCCCGAGTCACGTGCTCAAGGCAATCGGGCTTTCGGACGCCCAAGCAAAAAGCTCTATCCGCCTCGGCTTCGGGCGCTACACCTCGCTCGAAGACATCGAGCAAGCCGCGCGGCAAATCAACGTGGCGGCAAAGGAGCAGGGGCTGTGA
- a CDS encoding alpha/beta hydrolase, translated as MPSVIFPGPEGRLEGRFSPPPRPRAPVAMILHPHPEGGGTMNDRIVQRMYKTFADRGFATLRFNFRGVGRSQGSFDNGVGELSDAASALDWVQSIHPEAQTTWVAGYSFGALIGMQLLMRRPEVRGFISVAPPANMYDFSFLAPCPASGIFIQGAADTVVQPGAVQKLVDKLRTQKHITIHHEEIPRANHFFENEIEDLMGSVDNYLDFRLSPDCPIK; from the coding sequence ATGCCCTCAGTCATCTTTCCCGGCCCCGAAGGCCGTCTCGAAGGTCGTTTCTCCCCGCCGCCGCGCCCGCGCGCGCCGGTCGCGATGATCCTCCATCCGCACCCCGAAGGCGGCGGCACGATGAACGATCGCATCGTCCAGCGGATGTACAAGACCTTTGCCGACCGCGGCTTTGCGACGCTGCGCTTCAATTTCCGCGGCGTCGGCCGCAGCCAGGGCAGCTTCGACAACGGCGTCGGTGAGCTTTCGGACGCCGCTTCGGCGCTCGACTGGGTGCAGTCGATCCACCCCGAAGCGCAGACGACCTGGGTCGCTGGCTACAGCTTCGGCGCGCTGATCGGCATGCAGCTCTTGATGCGCCGCCCCGAAGTGCGGGGCTTCATCTCGGTCGCACCTCCGGCGAACATGTACGACTTCAGCTTCCTCGCCCCTTGCCCGGCCAGCGGCATTTTCATCCAGGGTGCGGCGGACACCGTCGTGCAGCCGGGTGCAGTGCAGAAGCTGGTCGACAAGCTGCGCACGCAGAAGCACATCACGATCCATCACGAGGAAATTCCGCGGGCCAATCACTTCTTCGAAAATGAGATCGAGGACCTGATGGGCTCGGTCGACAATTACCTCGATTTCCGCCTCTCGCCGGATTGCCCGATCAAGTAA
- a CDS encoding 2Fe-2S iron-sulfur cluster-binding protein, with amino-acid sequence MTITIRFIDTHGDVTEAQAEPGDNLLRAAQAVGMPLEGTCEGQMACSTCHVIVDGEWFDRLPEAVEEEEDMLDFAAGVRRTSRLSCQIELTAEMDGLTVTIPAESYDMRRM; translated from the coding sequence GTGACGATCACCATTCGCTTCATCGACACGCATGGCGATGTGACCGAAGCGCAGGCCGAGCCGGGCGACAACCTGCTGCGCGCAGCGCAGGCAGTGGGGATGCCGCTCGAGGGAACCTGCGAAGGGCAGATGGCCTGTTCAACCTGCCATGTGATCGTCGACGGCGAATGGTTCGACAGATTGCCGGAAGCGGTCGAGGAAGAAGAGGACATGCTCGATTTCGCGGCGGGCGTGCGGCGCACCAGCCGGCTCTCGTGCCAGATCGAGCTGACGGCGGAGATGGACGGGCTGACCGTCACCATCCCCGCCGAGAGCTACGACATGCGGCGGATGTAG
- a CDS encoding DUF3597 domain-containing protein produces MGIFSSIKRAIFGEKKEEAPATTTAPSSGGGRGWDPDSTSQAISEVDVEARLDAMDGADRLNWRTSIVDLMKLIGVDSSYENRKELAQELGRTDYSGSAEDNIWLHKQTMQELAKNGGKVPAEFLD; encoded by the coding sequence ATGGGAATTTTCAGCTCAATCAAGCGAGCCATTTTCGGTGAGAAGAAGGAGGAAGCACCCGCAACCACGACTGCTCCGTCGAGCGGTGGAGGCCGGGGCTGGGATCCGGACAGCACTTCCCAGGCAATCAGCGAAGTCGATGTCGAGGCACGTCTCGACGCGATGGATGGTGCTGACCGGCTCAACTGGCGCACCTCGATCGTCGACCTGATGAAGCTGATCGGGGTCGATTCATCCTACGAGAACCGCAAGGAACTCGCGCAGGAACTCGGTCGCACCGACTATTCGGGCAGCGCCGAGGACAATATCTGGCTGCACAAGCAGACCATGCAGGAACTCGCCAAGAATGGGGGCAAAGTTCCGGCCGAATTCCTTGACTGA